The following coding sequences are from one Gossypium hirsutum isolate 1008001.06 chromosome A12, Gossypium_hirsutum_v2.1, whole genome shotgun sequence window:
- the LOC121203559 gene encoding putative glycosyltransferase 7, which translates to MVCPEFSHPQSSSPMAKPRNRSFWCLPDAFLVFGVAFLALLLVASFWSFFTPTPNFEPTVTDPPSKLNMNPVDCSESGFGVNLKSDPKNPTFYDDPEMSYSLEKPVKDWDKKRAEWLKHHPSFAAGARERIVLVTGSQPKPCKNPIGDHLLLRFFKNKVDYCRIHGYDIFYNNLLLHPKMGSYWAKLPVVKAAMLAHPEAEWIWWVDSDALFTDMEFKLPLERYKNHNLVVHGWPKLIYEKKSWTSLNAGVFLIRNCQWSMDLINTWSSMGPMSKDYEKWGQIQRSTFKDKLFPESDDQSAMVYLLYTEKEKYYDHIYLEGEFYFEGYWVEIVGGYENTTERYLEIERGAPKLRRRHAEKVSEQYAAFREEFLKEAGNGKGSWRRPLITHFTGCQPCSGDHNQMYAGESCWNGMVKALNFADNQVLHKYGFVHSDLDDSSTVTEIPFDYPADEGPW; encoded by the coding sequence ATGGTGTGTCCTGAGTTTTCTCATCCTCAATCTTCTTCTCCCATGGCGAAACCTCGGAACCGGTCGTTTTGGTGTCTTCCCGATGCCTTTCTTGTCTTTGGTGTTGCATTTTTAGCTCTTTTATTAGTAGCGTCGTTTTGGTCTTTTTTCACTCCAACACCAAACTTTGAACCCACTGTAACCGACCCACCCTCCAAGTTGAACATGAATCCAGTCGATTGCTCGGAAAGTGGGTTCGGAGTTAACTTAAAATCCGATCCCAAAAACCCCACCTTTTACGACGACCCGGAGATGAGTTACTCCCTTGAAAAGCCGGTGAAAGATTGGGATAAAAAACGAGCAGAGTGGTTGAAGCACCATCCTTCTTTCGCCGCCGGAGCACGTGAAAGAATCGTTCTTGTAACTGGGTCCCAACCCAAGCCATGTAAGAATCCCATTGGTGATCATTTACTCTTGCGTTTCTTTAAGAACAAGGTTGATTACTGTAGAATCCATGGCTACGATATTTTTTACAATAACTTGTTATTGCACCCCAAAATGGGTTCCTATTGGGCAAAGTTACCTGTGGTTAAAGCAGCCATGTTAGCTCACCCTGAAGCTGAGTGGATCTGGTGGGTTGACTCGGACGCCTTGTTTACAGACATGGAGTTTAAGTTACCCTTAGAAAGGTACAAAAACCATAACTTGGTTGTTCATGGTTGGCCTAAGTTGATTTATGAGAAGAAAAGTTGGACCAGTTTAAATGCTGGGGTTTTTCTGATTAGGAATTGCCAATGGTCTATGGATTTGATTAACACTTGGTCTAGCATGGGTCCAATGAGTAAAGATTATGAGAAGTGGGGTCAGATTCAACGATCAACGTTCAAAGATAAGCTTTTCCCTGAATCAGATGATCAGTCGGCTATGGTTTACTTGCTTTATACAGAAAAAGAGAAATATTATGATCATATTTATTTGGAAGGAGAGTTTTATTTTGAAGGGTATTGGGTTGAGATTGTTGGAGGGTACGAGAACACAACGGAGAGGTACTTGGAGATTGAGAGAGGGGCGCCAAAGTTAAGGAGGAGACATGCTGAGAAAGTGAGTGAGCAATATGCAGCTTTTAGGGAAGAATTCCTGAAGGAAGCTGGGAATGGGAAAGGGAGTTGGAGGAGACCATTGATCACTCATTTCACGGGTTGTCAGCCTTGTAGTGGCGACCATAATCAGATGTATGCTGGGGAGTCTTGTTGGAATGGGATGGTCAAAGCTTTGAACTTTGCTGATAATCAGGTATTGCACAAGTATGGGTTTGTGCACTCGGATCTAGATGATTCCTCCACTGTTACTGAAATTCCGTTTGATTACCCTGCGGATGAGGGTCCATGGTGa